The Leadbetterella byssophila DSM 17132 DNA window TTCTGTAATTTCGCATCCTAAATCCAGTGGAATTTTGCAATGTTGTTCAAATGGAAGTGCGGCATAGGCTGCATCAAAGGTTTCTTGCGTTCCGTCTTCAAAAATCAACGCTGTAATATTCCCGTTTTGATGTTTGATTTCTTCTATTTCTTTCTCGATAATATTGATTTGATGGTTTTTTAGTTTGACAGATTGTTCTTCCGTGAAATCCGCTTTACCTCTTGTTACAATCGTGATTTTATCGGTCAAATTATTGACTAATGAAGCAACGTGAAAAGCCCGGTCTCCTTTGGCAATGACGGCTGTTTTAGCTCCTTTAAATTCATAACCGTGACAGTAGGGGCAATGAATAACGGTTTTGCCCCAGCATTCTTCAAAACCCTTTATATCGGGGAAAATATCTTTTACACCGGTTGCAAAAATTAGTTTTTTGGCCGAAAATCTTTCACCGGACTGTACGGCAATTTCAAAACCGTTTTCGGTTTTCTTTCCTTCAGCAGCATAGCCTTCAAAGAATTTCACAGTATCGTATTTCAATACTTGTTCTTTGGCTTTTGTCGCAATTTCTCCCGGGACGGAACCGTCCTGCGTGATGAAGTTATGCGAGTGTGGGGTATAGCGGTTACAGGGTTTCCCGCTGTCTATAATAAGTACATTTTTTAACGAACGCCCCAAGGCCATTGCCGCTGAAAGTCCGGCATAGCTGCCGCCTATGATGATTACATCGAATTGTTTTTTGTCTGTCATACTATTATCTTTTGAAAAAGTTATCAATGGAAAAGGCATTGCCAATGCCGTTAAAGCAAATCCATACTGTTGTATAAGCTCTCGTCTTGTCATTCTTTTTCGGCAAAGGTAATAATAAAATAATTAATGCGACAGTATTGCATTAGGTTAATGCAAATAATTTGCATTAACTTTGTGTAATATGATTAAAATGAAAAGAAGAAATACTCCCTCCAAAGATGCAGTTCTTGAGCTATTGACCCGTACAGGGAAGGCGATGAGTCGTGATGCTATTGAAAAGAACATTGATGTAGCAATTGACAGGGCTACGATTTACAGAATACTGAACCGCTTTTGCGAAGACGGCCAAGTGCATAAAATCGTGGCAGAAGATGGTAAACAATATTTTGCAGTTTGCATTAAATGTGATGATAAGGCTTTTCCCCAAAATCATTTTCATTTTCGGTGTACGAAGTGCAATACCATAGTATGCCTGCCACAGGCAGTTCATTTTTCCGTACCTGAAGGATATCATGTCGAAAGCATAAATTGTGTACTTACAGGAATTTGTAAAGTTTGTGCGAAGGTAACTTGAAACTTTTGTCTGCTTTATTCCTCGTCGATTTTACGAAGTATTTTATAGTCAATATAAAACGTACCAAAAGGAATAAAACAAGCAACAAGAATCTTCCAGGTAATCTCTTTAAATTTCCACTGTTGTTCTACTCCTACACGTAACGCATTAAACACAAACAGCAGAAAAAGTGCGCCATGAATGGGGCCAAGTGACTTTGACAAGCCGGGAATATCCCAAACGTGCTTCAAGGGTACAGCAATAAAAACTAAGACAATTAATGATATGCCCTCTAATATGGCAAGGATTCGTAAACGTCCGATAGATGTGTTGAAAAGTTTCTTCATCATTAAAATATTCTGAAATAAGGTCTGCCTGAAAAGGGTAAAAACGGCCAGGGAATGGCAATGAAAATGATTATGAGCGCAATAGAAAACCAAACCAACATTGTTTTGAATTTCTTCTTGTTCGTTTGCTGTCGCTTTGCCTTTGCTGAGCCGATTGTTACCACCACAATAGCAGTTAGCATTAAAATAATATGAATTAAACCGTAAAAAGTCAGTTCTAAGTTTTGAAAACTACTTTCCTTTTCTTTCCAAAAATATTTGACCAGCGGGCTCTTTGTATATAGGATGATGCCAATCATTAGTTGAATATGCGCAACCGTAGCCGTCCAGTGTCGAAAAGCGTTGTCCGTTTTTGAAAAAGCCCTGTCGTTGACCAAGCCGACAAAGGCCCTGTAAATAGAATAAAGTATAAAGACTAGTACAAGCCAACGAATCAAAGAGTGAAAGACTAATAAAGTGGAATACATTTTATGCCGTCGTAATTGTTTTTTGTTTTTTGAATACGTTCCAAATGGTAGGTGCACCAAAGAAGAACCAGATTGCCAGAACCGCATCGCACACGGCACAACCGGCGGACGAAAGTGGTGCAAAGTGAATAATGGGATCACCGTATAGATGATGAATTACGTCCCAGCCTGTGTGCATTAGCCAACCGATTCCGATGAAATAATAATGCTTGAGGGCTTTGAAGGCCACAAACAACATAACGGCACCAAAGATATATTCCCATACGCCTAATCCGCCGCTCCAGTAAACCCCGCCTGCGCCCGCTATAATAATGGCGTTGATTTTCTGTCGGGAGGGTTCTTTCACAAAGGACATGATAATGATGAATACTAAGCCGATCAACGCTGCAACCAACGCATTGATGATTGTAAATTCCTGGGTGCCGTGTGTATGCATATTTCTTGTTTTTATGTTTGCATGCAAAGTTAAATAAAAAACATACTAGTTGGTATGTTTTTGAGTAAGAAATATTTTAGGTTGATTGATTGAGTTATAAGTTGCTTTTAATGAGGTATATATGTTTTTAAAAAGTTCACAGGTAGGTGCAAAACAACCACTGCGCATTTGTCAACAGGGATTGAAACTTTCGTGACTTCCTTTGGGACAGTGAGAATGCTGCACTAAATTGCGATGAAGCTTCGTGATGTTGGAGTCTTATAGGCTGAGGTCGGCAGTATCATCACACGAACTTCATCGGATACCTTGTTTTTATTTGTCCTCGGGCTATTTTTTTGAGTTTCCCTTCCA harbors:
- a CDS encoding NAD(P)/FAD-dependent oxidoreductase; translation: MTRRELIQQYGFALTALAMPFPLITFSKDNSMTDKKQFDVIIIGGSYAGLSAAMALGRSLKNVLIIDSGKPCNRYTPHSHNFITQDGSVPGEIATKAKEQVLKYDTVKFFEGYAAEGKKTENGFEIAVQSGERFSAKKLIFATGVKDIFPDIKGFEECWGKTVIHCPYCHGYEFKGAKTAVIAKGDRAFHVASLVNNLTDKITIVTRGKADFTEEQSVKLKNHQINIIEKEIEEIKHQNGNITALIFEDGTQETFDAAYAALPFEQHCKIPLDLGCEITETGLIKVDMFQQTTVPGVYACGDNINPLRSVANAVSSGNITGAMVNHRLTEEKF
- a CDS encoding Fur family transcriptional regulator, with the protein product MKRRNTPSKDAVLELLTRTGKAMSRDAIEKNIDVAIDRATIYRILNRFCEDGQVHKIVAEDGKQYFAVCIKCDDKAFPQNHFHFRCTKCNTIVCLPQAVHFSVPEGYHVESINCVLTGICKVCAKVT
- a CDS encoding DUF3817 domain-containing protein, which encodes MMKKLFNTSIGRLRILAILEGISLIVLVFIAVPLKHVWDIPGLSKSLGPIHGALFLLFVFNALRVGVEQQWKFKEITWKILVACFIPFGTFYIDYKILRKIDEE
- a CDS encoding DUF6010 family protein, which encodes MHTHGTQEFTIINALVAALIGLVFIIIMSFVKEPSRQKINAIIIAGAGGVYWSGGLGVWEYIFGAVMLFVAFKALKHYYFIGIGWLMHTGWDVIHHLYGDPIIHFAPLSSAGCAVCDAVLAIWFFFGAPTIWNVFKKQKTITTA